The following proteins are encoded in a genomic region of Pseudodesulfovibrio mercurii:
- a CDS encoding Crp/Fnr family transcriptional regulator, translated as MQPIDLKNEIRAFPVFARLDETQLDRIASHAEVLRFPKRSLFFSEDNSAQGLHVLLSGQVKLFRLAEDGKEQTIFVFGPGEPFCLCSTFSDGKLPANLGALEDSRVLFIRPKEYERLVREDPSILLTMMRVMSRRLKDAMDMIDSLSLKQVPSRLMAYFESRHQNGRVTLDLSQRELAKIIGITPEALSRTLRKMADNGEIAMDGNDILLPHAEA; from the coding sequence ATGCAGCCCATCGATCTCAAGAACGAAATCCGCGCCTTTCCCGTCTTCGCCCGGCTCGATGAGACCCAGCTCGACCGCATCGCCTCCCACGCCGAGGTCCTGCGCTTTCCCAAGCGCTCCCTGTTCTTCAGCGAGGACAACTCCGCCCAGGGACTGCACGTGCTCCTGTCCGGACAGGTCAAACTCTTCCGCCTGGCCGAGGACGGCAAGGAACAGACCATCTTCGTCTTCGGACCCGGCGAACCCTTCTGCCTCTGCTCCACCTTCTCCGACGGCAAACTGCCCGCCAACCTCGGCGCCCTCGAAGACAGCCGCGTCCTGTTCATCCGACCCAAGGAATACGAACGCCTCGTGCGCGAAGACCCGTCTATCCTCCTGACCATGATGCGGGTCATGTCCCGACGACTCAAGGACGCCATGGACATGATCGACTCCCTGTCCCTCAAACAGGTGCCCTCGCGACTCATGGCCTACTTCGAAAGTCGACACCAAAACGGCCGCGTCACCCTCGACCTCTCCCAACGCGAACTCGCCAAAATCATCGGCATCACCCCCGAAGCACTCTCCCGTACCCTGCGCAAAATGGCCGACAACGGCGAGATCGCCATGGACGGCAACGACATCCTCCTCCCCCACGCCGAGGCCTGA